A DNA window from Microcystis aeruginosa NIES-843 contains the following coding sequences:
- the rodA gene encoding rod shape-determining protein RodA: protein MVRRQSLISRKLSGFNERFSFIFRDIAQIDWLLFVLVTGLTVFGGLMIRSAERHTTALDWWQHWLFGAGGVAIALFLARCRYESLLKWHWLTYLLTNLSLIAVIVLGVTANGAQSWINIGSFNVQPSEFAKVGLIITLAALLHHRPADNLFAIARVFVVTAIPWVLIMAQPDLGTGLVFGAITLGMIYWANAKLPWMIILLSPLASVFLFNLLFPAWIVLAIIIAVLAWFTLPYRFLSTFIVVATNLAVGKLGEVFWGLLKEYQKDRLTLFLDPEKNPLGGGYQLIQSRIAIGSGELLGRGLHQGTQTQLNFIPEQHTDFIFSVVGEEFGFVGSILVLIAFWLVCWRLLVIANTAKENFGSLIAIGVLSMIAFQAILNISMTVGLAPITGIPLPWLSYGRSSLLTNFIALGLVESVANYRPRKRLY from the coding sequence ATGGTGAGAAGACAGTCCCTTATTAGTAGGAAACTAAGCGGTTTTAATGAGCGGTTTAGCTTCATTTTCCGGGATATAGCCCAAATTGATTGGCTTTTGTTCGTTTTGGTGACGGGTTTAACCGTTTTCGGTGGTTTAATGATTCGTAGTGCCGAAAGACATACCACTGCTCTCGACTGGTGGCAACACTGGTTATTCGGGGCCGGGGGAGTGGCGATCGCTTTATTTCTGGCCCGTTGTCGTTACGAAAGTCTGCTGAAATGGCACTGGTTAACCTATCTTCTCACCAATCTCTCCCTAATTGCAGTAATTGTCCTGGGGGTGACGGCGAATGGGGCGCAAAGTTGGATTAATATCGGCAGTTTTAACGTGCAACCGTCGGAATTTGCCAAGGTAGGTTTAATTATCACCCTAGCAGCCCTCCTACATCATCGTCCCGCCGATAATCTTTTTGCGATCGCTCGTGTCTTTGTCGTCACTGCCATCCCCTGGGTGTTAATTATGGCGCAGCCGGACCTGGGGACGGGATTAGTCTTTGGGGCAATTACCCTAGGCATGATTTACTGGGCTAATGCGAAACTGCCTTGGATGATTATCCTCTTATCTCCCCTCGCATCGGTTTTTCTGTTTAATTTACTTTTTCCTGCTTGGATTGTTTTAGCAATTATCATCGCTGTGCTTGCTTGGTTTACCCTTCCCTACCGTTTTTTATCTACTTTCATCGTGGTGGCAACTAATCTGGCAGTGGGTAAATTAGGCGAGGTTTTTTGGGGTTTATTAAAAGAATATCAAAAAGATCGTTTAACCCTATTTCTTGACCCAGAAAAGAATCCTTTGGGGGGAGGTTATCAATTAATTCAATCCCGCATTGCCATCGGATCGGGAGAATTATTGGGACGGGGATTACACCAAGGCACCCAAACCCAATTAAATTTTATTCCCGAACAACACACCGATTTTATCTTCTCCGTAGTCGGGGAAGAATTCGGTTTTGTCGGCAGTATTCTAGTTTTAATAGCTTTCTGGTTAGTTTGTTGGCGTTTGTTAGTCATTGCTAATACTGCTAAAGAAAACTTTGGTTCTTTAATAGCGATCGGTGTTCTCTCGATGATCGCTTTTCAGGCAATTCTTAATATTAGCATGACCGTGGGATTAGCCCCGATTACAGGGATTCCTTTACCCTGGTTAAGTTATGGACGTTCATCTTTATTAACCAATTTTATTGCCTTGGGTTTAGTGGAATCCGTGGCTAATTATCGCCCCCGTAAGCGTTTGTACTAA
- a CDS encoding Mrp/NBP35 family ATP-binding protein → MPLDTASILEVLRPVQDPELQKSLVELNMIRNVAIDGGKVSFTLVLTTPACPLREFIVEDCQKAVKQLPGVESVAVDVTAETPQQKALPDRQGVEGVKNIIAVSSGKGGVGKSTVAVNIAVALAHLGAKVGLLDADIYGPNAPTMLGLNDAQVTVQGANGEILEPAFNHGIKMVSMGFLINPDQPVIWRGPMLNGIIRQFLYQVNWGDLDYLIVDMPPGTGDAQLTLIQSVPLAGAVIVTTPQTVSLIDARRGLKMFQQLGARVLGIVENMSYFIPPDQPDRSYDLFGSGGGEKTSQELGIPLLGCVPLEIALREGGDTGVPVVLGQPESASAKALIAIARQVAAKVSVAAYS, encoded by the coding sequence ATGCCCCTTGATACCGCATCGATTTTAGAAGTATTACGTCCCGTTCAAGATCCGGAACTGCAAAAAAGCCTAGTGGAATTGAACATGATCCGCAATGTGGCGATCGATGGCGGAAAAGTTAGCTTTACCCTAGTTTTGACCACTCCTGCCTGTCCTTTGCGCGAATTTATCGTGGAAGACTGCCAAAAAGCCGTTAAACAGCTGCCCGGGGTGGAAAGTGTCGCTGTGGACGTAACTGCCGAAACCCCGCAACAAAAAGCTTTACCCGATCGCCAAGGCGTGGAGGGGGTTAAAAATATTATCGCCGTTTCCAGTGGTAAGGGCGGTGTGGGAAAAAGTACCGTGGCTGTCAATATCGCCGTCGCCTTGGCTCATTTAGGGGCAAAAGTGGGGCTATTAGACGCGGACATCTACGGCCCCAACGCCCCGACAATGTTGGGCTTAAATGACGCACAAGTGACCGTACAGGGCGCAAATGGCGAGATATTGGAACCCGCTTTTAACCATGGCATCAAAATGGTTTCCATGGGCTTTTTGATCAACCCCGATCAACCGGTAATCTGGCGCGGTCCGATGTTAAACGGCATTATCCGTCAGTTTCTCTATCAAGTCAATTGGGGCGATTTAGACTATTTAATCGTCGATATGCCTCCCGGTACCGGGGATGCACAATTAACTTTAATTCAATCGGTCCCCCTAGCGGGTGCGGTGATTGTCACCACTCCCCAGACGGTTTCTTTAATTGATGCGCGCCGGGGTTTAAAAATGTTCCAACAGCTAGGGGCGCGGGTTTTGGGTATCGTGGAAAATATGAGTTATTTTATCCCTCCCGATCAGCCCGATCGCTCCTATGATCTATTTGGGTCCGGTGGTGGGGAAAAAACCTCGCAAGAATTGGGCATTCCTTTACTGGGATGTGTGCCTCTGGAGATAGCCCTACGGGAGGGCGGTGATACTGGTGTACCAGTGGTTTTGGGGCAACCGGAATCGGCCTCAGCTAAAGCCCTGATAGCGATCGCTCGTCAGGTGGCGGCGAAAGTATCCGTAGCAGCCTATAGTTAG